In the Epinephelus lanceolatus isolate andai-2023 chromosome 6, ASM4190304v1, whole genome shotgun sequence genome, one interval contains:
- the tie1 gene encoding tyrosine-protein kinase receptor Tie-1 isoform X4, giving the protein MGIINTTRILWVFVLWFVDLSDAVIDLTMISTAEVTNVNHFSISCIAGESHPDKVELDIKRDNKILIFPKRPNFKVYKPRNVEAVARDFRDLDNIGIFFCESAQGAPPLETVTMINNFPRASFVPTHLTLTANKGETVHLSMQLLSSQKRDVTWKYNGNYYYMTHWTDVINRTAVLTVENAAFANQGIYSASYVGDSPLQGAWMRLIVRDCPSKKWGPYCAQDCPECLNGGVCHDADGLCICPPGFRGSHCETACREGMFGPNCGESCGSELNCKGLRFCLPDPYGCSCASGWFGSRCERACHNDMYGPDCRLSCKCQNGGVCNRFSGCQCPTGWRGQNCEKSDLAPQILELDSNLEWNLNSSPKICCSATGNPLPSHNSIELRKLDGTVLKASRTVMDSNKSTALFEIPHLSAQQGGLWECRVSTNGGQDSRKFNLTIKEPPVPTTAPRLLEKRSKQLLVMPVDSHRGDGPIVSTRLLYKPVENIGSWSSIIVYSDKEPITLMNLEPSTRYHVRVQLSRPGEGGEGAMGPEAVMETDCPGPSSPRNVQALPLSVSAIQVRWQPPVDPNGGIIKYIIEYQTVGQGSPHPWVDTDDGNKTTKDVTALNDSTLYQFRVRAFSKVPGEWSKFVEAMTQGDGLQSLTPTTQGVARRPPGDSYQLLVAVVGSVTVTCVTILLALLALFFIRKTLLNRRRKFTYQSGSGEETILQFNSGTLTLTRRPKPTPEPLTYPILEWEDIKFEDVIGEGNFGQVIKAMIKKDGNKMSAAIKMLKEFASENDHRDFAGELEVLCKLGQHPNIINLIGACENRGYLYIAIEYAPYGNLLDFLRKSRVLETDPAFAKEHGTASTLTSQQLLQFAVDVATGMHYLSDKQFIHRDLAARNVLVGDSLVAKIADFGLSRGEEVYVKKTMGRLPVRWMAIESLNYSVYTTKSDVWSFGVLLWEIVSLGGTPYCGMTCAELYEKLPQGYRMEKPKNCDDEVYELMKQCWRDRPYERPPFSQISVQLNRMQEARKAYVNMALFENFTYAGIDATAEEA; this is encoded by the exons ATGGGGATTATAAATACCACGAGGATTTTgtgggtgtttgttttgtggttcGTTGATTTATCAG ATGCTGTGATTGACTTGACCATGATCTCAACAGCAGAGGTCACCAACGTCAATCACTTCTCCATCTCTTGTATCGCTGGAGAGAGCCACCCTGACAAGGTTGAGTTGGACATCAAGAGAGACAACAAAATCCTCATATTCCCCAAGAGGCCTAATTTTAAAGTGTATAAGCCCAGGAACGTGGAGGCTGTGGCCAGAGACTTTCGTGACCTGGATAATATTGGCATCTTCTTCTGTGAATCTGCTCAGGGGGCTCCACCACTTGAGACTGTCACAATGATCAATAACTTTCCCAGAG CAAGTTTTGTCCCAACTCACCTCACACTGACTGCTAACAAAGGAGAGACAGTTCACCTCAGCATGCAGCTACTCAGCTCCCAAAAGAGAGATGTGACCTGGAAATACAATG GAAACTACTATTATATGACTCACTGGACTGATGTGATCAATCGCACTGCTGTTCTCACTGTGGAGAACGCAGCTTTTGCCAATCAAGGCATCTACAGTGCCAGCTACGTGGGGGACAGCCCTCTCCAGGGAGCTTGGATGAGGCTCATTGTCAGAG ATTGTCCCAGTAAGAAGTGGGGTCCGTACTGTGCCCAAGACTGTCCGGAGTGTCTCAATGGTGGAGTGTGTCATGATGCTGACGGACTCTGTATCTGTCCACCAGGGTTTAGGGGGTCACACTGTGAGACAG CCTGCAGGGAAGGAATGTTTGGCCCAAACTGTGGGGAGTCATGTGGCTCCGAGCTGAACTGCAAGGGGCTTCGCTTTTGCCTACCAGACCCTTACGGCTGTTCTTGCGCCAGCGGCTGGTTTGGGAGCCGCTGTGAGAGGG cctgCCATAATGACATGTATGGACCAGACTGCAGGCTGAGCTGTAAATGCCAGAATGGAGGAGTTTGCAATCGTTTCAGTGGATGCCAGTGTCCCACAGGGTGGAGAGGACAGAACTGTGAGAAGTCTG ATCTGGCTCCCCAGATCTTGGAATTGGATAGTAATTTGGAGTGGAATCTGAACTCAAGCCCCAAGATCTGTTGTTCAGCCACAGGCAACCCCCTGCCCAGCCACAACAGCATTGAGCTGCGGAAGTTGGACGGCACTGTGCTAAAG GCTTCTCGCACTGTCATGGACTCGAATAAGAGTACAGCCCTGTTTGAGATCCCTCATCTGAGTGCTCAACAAGGAGGATTGTGGGAGTGCAGGGTGTCCACCAATGGGGGCCAGGACTCCCGCAAGTTCAACCTCACCATtaaag AGCCTCCTGTGCCCACTACTGCCCCCAGACTGCTGGAAAAAAGAAGCAAGCAGCTGCTGGTGATGCCGGTGGACTCCCACAGAGGAGACGGCCCCATTGTCTCAACCAGGCTCCTCTACAAGCCGGTGGAGAACATAGGCTCTTGGTCCTCCATTATAG TTTATAGTGACAAAGAGCCCATTACGCTGATGAACCTCGAACCTTCAACACGCTACCATGTCCGTGTCCAGCTGAGTCGGCCTGGGGAAGGCGGAGAGGGGGCTATGGGGCCAGAGGCCGTCATGGAGACTGATTGTCCCG GTCCGTCATCCCCACGCAACGTCCAGGCCCTGCCTCTGTCCGTGTCAGCCATCCAGGTGAGATGGCAGCCCCCTGTAGATCCCAACGGAGGCATCATCAAATACATCATAGAATACCAGACAGTCGGCCAGGGGAGTCCTCACCCTTGGGTGGACACAGATGATGGAAACAAGACCACCAAAGATGTGACAGCACTCAACGACAGCACACTCTACCAGTTCAGAGTTAGAGCTTTCTCCAAAGTGCCCGGAGAGTGGAGCAAGTTTGTTGAGGCGATGACACAAGGGGATG GCCTTCAGAGTTTAACCCCGACCACCCAGGGTGTGGCTAGGAGGCCTCCTGGGGACAGTTACCAGCTGTTGGTGGCAGTGGTTGGCTCGGTAACTGTCACCTGTGTGACTATCCTGCTTGCACTGTTGGCTCTTTTCTTCATCCGCAAGACGCTGCTCAACCGTCGGCGCAAGTTCACCTACCAGTCTGGATCG GGTGAGGAGACTATTCTGCAGTTTAACTCAGGAACTCTGACGCTGACACGGAGGCCCAAGCCGACACCAGAGCCCCTCACCTATCCAATCCTGGAGTGGGAGGATATAAAGTTTGAAGATGTCATTGGAGAAGGCAACTTCGGCCAG GTCATCAAAGCCATGATCAAGAAGGATGGCAACAAAATGAGCGCAGCCATCAagatgctgaaag AGTTTGCCTCGGAGAATGACCACAGAGACTTTGCAGGGGAGCTGGAGGTGCTGTGTAAACTAGGCCAGCATCCCAACATCATCAACTTGATCGGCGCCTGCGAGAATAGAG GTTACCTGTACATAGCCATTGAATATGCTCCCTATGGTAACCTTCTGGACTTCCTGAGGAAGAGCCGAGTGTTGGAGACTGATCCCGCCTTCGCCAAGGAGCATGGCACTGCTTCCACTCTCACCTcccagcagctgctgcagttcGCTGTAGACGTGGCAACTGGGATGCACTACCTAAGTGACAAACAG TTCATCCACAGGGATTTGGCAGCCAGGAATGTCCTCGTAGGAGACAGCCTTGTGGCAAAGATAGCAGACTTCGGCCTGTCCCGCGGAGAGGAAGTTTACGTTAAGAAGACGATG GGGAGGCTGCCTGTACGCTGGATGGCCATTGAGTCCCTGAACTACAGTGTGTACACAACCAAGAGTGATGT GTGGTCTTTTGGAGTTCTCCTCTGGGAAATTGTAAGCTTAG gtggcacACCGTATTGCGGTATGACTTGTGCGGAGCTTTATGAAAAACTGCCACAAGGCTACAGGATGGAGAAGCCCAAAAACTGTGATGATGAGGT ctACGAGCTGATGAAGCAGTGCTGGAGGGATCGGCCCTACGAGAGACCCCCCTTCTCCCAAATCTCTGTCCAGCTCAACAGGATGCAGGAGGCCAGGAAG GCTTATGTGAACATGGCTCTCTTTGAGAACTTCACCTACGCTGGGATCGACGCCACTGCAGAGGAGGCCTGA